In Streptobacillus felis, a single genomic region encodes these proteins:
- the rplJ gene encoding 50S ribosomal protein L10, with amino-acid sequence MASKANIAAVEMLTEKLKEAKAVVFVDYKGITVNEDTQLRSEARKANVEYFVAKNRLVQIALKNVGLDLELKELAEGTTSFALGFEDGVAPSKLIYDFAQQFKGEKLKIKGGIVDGKVADKNTIEALAKLPSRPELLGMIAYGLLSPVRMLAVGLSNVAEQKEA; translated from the coding sequence ATGGCATCAAAAGCTAATATTGCAGCAGTAGAAATGTTAACTGAAAAATTAAAAGAAGCAAAAGCAGTAGTTTTCGTTGATTATAAAGGAATTACAGTTAATGAAGATACACAACTTAGAAGTGAAGCAAGAAAAGCTAATGTAGAATATTTTGTTGCTAAAAACAGATTAGTACAAATAGCTTTAAAAAATGTAGGTTTAGATCTTGAGTTAAAAGAATTAGCTGAAGGGACAACATCTTTTGCTTTAGGTTTTGAAGATGGAGTTGCACCATCAAAATTAATCTATGATTTCGCACAACAATTTAAAGGTGAAAAATTAAAAATTAAAGGTGGAATCGTTGATGGAAAAGTAGCTGATAAAAATACTATAGAAGCATTAGCTAAGTTACCATCAAGACCAGAATTACTTGGCATGATAGCTTACGGATTATTATCACCAGTAAGAATGTTAGCAGTTGGATTATCTAACGTAGCAGAACAAAAAGAAGCTTAA
- the rplL gene encoding 50S ribosomal protein L7/L12 encodes MAFNKEQFIEDLKAMTVLELKEVVEAIEETFGVSAQPVAVAGGAVASEAVEEKSNFDVVLTGAGANKIAVIKEVRAITGLGLKEAKDLVDNGGAVKEGASKEEAEEIKGKLEAAGASVELK; translated from the coding sequence ATGGCATTTAATAAAGAACAATTTATTGAAGATTTAAAAGCAATGACAGTATTAGAATTAAAAGAAGTAGTAGAAGCTATAGAAGAAACTTTTGGAGTATCAGCACAACCAGTTGCAGTTGCAGGTGGAGCAGTAGCTTCTGAAGCAGTTGAAGAAAAATCAAACTTCGATGTAGTATTAACAGGAGCAGGAGCTAACAAAATAGCAGTTATCAAAGAAGTAAGAGCAATCACAGGATTAGGATTAAAAGAAGCTAAAGACTTAGTAGATAACGGTGGAGCAGTTAAAGAAGGAGCTTCAAAAGAAGAAGCAGAAGAAATCAAAGGTAAATTAGAAGCTGCTGGAGCATCTGTAGAATTAAAATAA